A genome region from Macaca nemestrina isolate mMacNem1 chromosome 15, mMacNem.hap1, whole genome shotgun sequence includes the following:
- the LOC105497381 gene encoding immunoglobulin lambda-like polypeptide 1 isoform X1 translates to MRPGTGQPGREAPGEPGPNLRQRWPLLLLGLALVTHGLVHPTAAPQSRALGPGAPGGSSRSSLRSRWGSRFLLQHGSWTGPRCWPREFQSRHNSLRHVFGSGTQLTVLGQPKATPSVTLFPPSSEELQANKATLVCLMSDFYPGILTVTWKADGTPITQGMEMTTPSKQSNNKYAASSYLSLTPEQWRSRRSYSCQVTHEGSTVEKTVTYAQCS, encoded by the exons ATGAGGCCAGGGACAGGCCAGCCGGGCCGTGAGGCCCCTGGTGAGCCAGGCCCCAACCTCAGGCAGCGCTGGCCCCTGCTGCTGCTGGGTCTGGCGCTGGTAACCCATGGCCTGGTGCACCCAACGGCTGCACCGCAGAGCAGAGCCCTGGGCCCTGGAGCCCCTGGAGGAAGCAGCCGGTCCAGCCTGAGGAGCCGGTGGGGCAG CAGGTTCCTGCTCCAGCACGGCTCCTGGACTGGCCCCAGGTGCTGGCCCCGGGAGTTTCAGTCCAGGCATAATTCACTGAGGCATGTGTTTGGCAGCGGGACCCAGCTCACTGTTTTAG GTCAGCCCAAGGCCACCCCCTCGGTCACTCTGTTCCCGCCGTCCTCTGAGGAGCTCCAAGCCAACAAGGCCACGCTGGTGTGTCTCATGAGTGACTTCTATCCGGGAATCTTGACGGTGACCTGGAAGGCAGATGGTACCCCCATCACCCAGGGCATGGAGATGACCACGCCCTccaaacaaagcaacaacaagTACGCGGCCAGCAGCTACCTGAGCCTGACTCCCGAGCAGTGGAGGTCCCGCAGAAGCTACAGCTGCCAGGTCACGCATGAAGGGAGCACCGTGGAGAAGACAGTGACCTATGCACAATGTTCGTAG
- the LOC105497381 gene encoding immunoglobulin lambda-like polypeptide 1 isoform X3, with amino-acid sequence MRPGTGQPGREAPGEPGPNLRQRWPLLLLGLALVTHGLVHPTAAPQSRALGPGAPGGSSRSSLRSRWGRSAQGHPLGHSVPAVL; translated from the exons ATGAGGCCAGGGACAGGCCAGCCGGGCCGTGAGGCCCCTGGTGAGCCAGGCCCCAACCTCAGGCAGCGCTGGCCCCTGCTGCTGCTGGGTCTGGCGCTGGTAACCCATGGCCTGGTGCACCCAACGGCTGCACCGCAGAGCAGAGCCCTGGGCCCTGGAGCCCCTGGAGGAAGCAGCCGGTCCAGCCTGAGGAGCCGGTGGGGCAG GTCAGCCCAAGGCCACCCCCTCGGTCACTCTGTTCCCGCCGTCCTCTGA
- the LOC105497381 gene encoding immunoglobulin lambda-like polypeptide 1 isoform X2, translated as MRPGTGQPGREAPGEPGPNLRQRWPLLLLGLALVTHGLVHPTAAPQSRALGPGAPGGSSRSSLRSRWGRFLLQHGSWTGPRCWPREFQSRHNSLRHVFGSGTQLTVLGQPKATPSVTLFPPSSEELQANKATLVCLMSDFYPGILTVTWKADGTPITQGMEMTTPSKQSNNKYAASSYLSLTPEQWRSRRSYSCQVTHEGSTVEKTVTYAQCS; from the exons ATGAGGCCAGGGACAGGCCAGCCGGGCCGTGAGGCCCCTGGTGAGCCAGGCCCCAACCTCAGGCAGCGCTGGCCCCTGCTGCTGCTGGGTCTGGCGCTGGTAACCCATGGCCTGGTGCACCCAACGGCTGCACCGCAGAGCAGAGCCCTGGGCCCTGGAGCCCCTGGAGGAAGCAGCCGGTCCAGCCTGAGGAGCCGGTGGGGCAG GTTCCTGCTCCAGCACGGCTCCTGGACTGGCCCCAGGTGCTGGCCCCGGGAGTTTCAGTCCAGGCATAATTCACTGAGGCATGTGTTTGGCAGCGGGACCCAGCTCACTGTTTTAG GTCAGCCCAAGGCCACCCCCTCGGTCACTCTGTTCCCGCCGTCCTCTGAGGAGCTCCAAGCCAACAAGGCCACGCTGGTGTGTCTCATGAGTGACTTCTATCCGGGAATCTTGACGGTGACCTGGAAGGCAGATGGTACCCCCATCACCCAGGGCATGGAGATGACCACGCCCTccaaacaaagcaacaacaagTACGCGGCCAGCAGCTACCTGAGCCTGACTCCCGAGCAGTGGAGGTCCCGCAGAAGCTACAGCTGCCAGGTCACGCATGAAGGGAGCACCGTGGAGAAGACAGTGACCTATGCACAATGTTCGTAG